The Malus domestica chromosome 13, GDT2T_hap1 genome includes a window with the following:
- the LOC139190810 gene encoding GDSL esterase/lipase 3-like, translating into MASSSLYIQILPHFVFGDSIFDAGNNNYFSTVFQGNYWPYGEIYKKGHPTGASALIETRQGLGRDLHCQLSYFKNVGKSLRQKLGDEEAKSLLSRAVYLSNIRSNDYLFPFNTDSSMLRSSSREEFVGLMIGNITAVIKVCITVLCRRAPNRRIGAGDISTVYLCTLSLFLPLLHLLHLAPKKKPSTTQ; encoded by the exons atggccAGTTCAAGCTTGTATATTCAAATCT TACCCCATTTCGTATTTGGGGATTCCATATTTGATGCTGGAAACAACAACTACTTCAGCACTGTTTTTCAGGGAAACTACTGGCCATATGGTGAAATCTACAAAAAGGGTCATCCTACCGGAGCTAGTGCTTTGATTGAAACTCGCCAAGGCTTGGGGAGAGATCTTCATTGTCAACTATCATATTTCAAGAACGTTGGGAAGTCGTTGAGGCAGAAACTAGGGGATGAAGAAGCCAAATCTCTACTGTCTCGAGCTGTCTACTTGTCCAACATCAGAAGCAATGATTACCTTTTCCCATTCAATACAGATTCCAGCATGCTGAGATCCTCATCCCGTGAGGAATTTGTTGGCCTGATGATCGGCAACATAACTGCAGTTATTAAAGTATGCATCACTGTGCTATGTAGGAGAGCTCCGAACCGACGCATCGGCGCTGGCGACATCAGCACCGTCTACCTCTGCACACTCTCGCTCTTTCTTCctctgcttcatcttcttcatctcgCGCCAAAGAAAAAACCCAGCACAACACAATGA